One genomic region from Capillibacterium thermochitinicola encodes:
- a CDS encoding HAD family hydrolase, with the protein MVGDSCSDVVAGRENGLVTIGVLYGDGDTERLRCARPDFIVKTAEELIPLLTG; encoded by the coding sequence ATGGTCGGGGATTCCTGCTCCGACGTGGTCGCCGGGCGGGAAAACGGCCTGGTCACCATCGGTGTGCTTTATGGCGACGGGGATACCGAACGTTTGCGCTGCGCCCGGCCGGATTTTATCGTCAAGACAGCAGAAGAATTGATCCCGTTGCTAACAGGATAA
- a CDS encoding iron-containing alcohol dehydrogenase, with amino-acid sequence MENFVFQNTTKIIFGKNTETQVGMETKAYADRVFLHYGGGSIKRTGLYDRVVASLKAAGVPSAGDVWDFFTGKSRIETALPIGVVLTIPAAGSETSTASVITNDEGALKRDVSAEPLQPKFAILNPELTYTLPAYQTACGVADIMAHVMERYFTKVKGTDLTDRLCEATLRTVIKYAPLALQKPTDYEARAQIMWAGTIAHNALLGTGRIGDWASHLIEHEISGIYDVPHGAGLAVVFPAWMRYVYQEDVNIFARFAVRVWDIEPDFAAPESTALAGIERLKDFFRGLGLPVTLEELQVGTDRLAEMAAKCARNGPIGNFKRLNEKDVYAIYRLASAEKNGGS; translated from the coding sequence ATGGAGAACTTTGTTTTTCAGAATACCACAAAGATTATTTTCGGAAAGAACACGGAAACCCAGGTTGGCATGGAGACCAAAGCCTATGCCGACCGGGTGTTCCTGCATTATGGGGGCGGCAGTATCAAACGGACCGGCCTCTATGACCGGGTGGTGGCTTCGTTGAAGGCGGCCGGGGTCCCGTCTGCCGGTGATGTTTGGGATTTCTTTACCGGGAAAAGCCGGATCGAAACGGCCTTGCCGATCGGGGTGGTCTTGACGATTCCGGCGGCTGGCAGTGAGACCAGTACGGCAAGTGTGATTACCAATGATGAAGGTGCTTTGAAGCGGGATGTGAGTGCGGAACCGTTGCAGCCTAAATTCGCCATTCTCAACCCGGAATTGACTTACACCCTTCCGGCTTACCAAACGGCTTGCGGCGTGGCGGATATTATGGCCCATGTCATGGAAAGGTATTTTACGAAAGTGAAAGGGACAGACCTGACCGACCGGTTGTGTGAAGCTACCTTACGGACAGTGATCAAATATGCGCCACTGGCTTTACAAAAACCTACGGATTATGAGGCGCGTGCCCAAATTATGTGGGCCGGGACGATTGCTCACAATGCATTGTTGGGAACCGGCCGGATCGGGGACTGGGCTTCACACCTGATTGAGCACGAGATCAGCGGGATCTATGATGTACCCCATGGGGCCGGGTTGGCGGTGGTCTTTCCGGCTTGGATGCGGTACGTCTATCAGGAGGATGTAAACATCTTTGCTCGCTTTGCGGTACGGGTTTGGGATATTGAGCCGGATTTTGCCGCGCCGGAAAGTACGGCTCTGGCCGGAATTGAGCGACTTAAGGACTTCTTCCGCGGCCTGGGATTGCCGGTTACCTTGGAGGAGTTGCAGGTAGGAACGGACCGGTTGGCGGAGATGGCTGCCAAGTGTGCGCGGAACGGACCGATTGGCAATTTTAAACGGCTGAATGAAAAGGATGTTTATGCGATCTATAGGTTAGCCAGTGCGGAGAAAAACGGGGGGAGCTGA
- a CDS encoding RsmB/NOP family class I SAM-dependent RNA methyltransferase — protein MKLPEEFKQKMQCLMGQEEYEIFMRELRRKVMIQSLRVNTKKITVAEFLRIFPYELTPVPWCAEGFYLPKGFKASMHPYYYAGLYYLQDPSAMLPVVALAPRPGERILDLCSAPGGKATQIGAATTDRSFLVLNDINPKRTKALLKNVENFGLTNMVVTNNQPQELAAVFSGYFDRVLVDAPCSGEGMFRREPRLMIAWRRDYHPKVCTPIQAELLNYAAQMVAPGGRLVYSTCTFSPEENELQVKNFLARHPDFDLVGIDLAGVSPGRAEWAGDEQLKKTGRIWPHLSRGEGQFAAILVKTTTGTRGEGGRFVHAEPAAASLKPFWDFCAEVGITPPTGRFFQKGDDLLLLPPELPDLSGLNVVRLGLFLGEVRHDQFIPAHPLALALERQQAERQLELAPNGAEVIKYLKGDTLLATEATPPGNGWLLVTTGGFPLGWAKRVGNLVKNYYPPAWRIK, from the coding sequence ATGAAGTTACCTGAAGAGTTTAAACAAAAAATGCAGTGCCTAATGGGGCAGGAAGAATACGAAATTTTTATGCGCGAACTAAGACGGAAAGTCATGATCCAGAGTTTGCGGGTGAATACCAAGAAAATTACGGTTGCGGAGTTTCTCCGGATTTTTCCTTATGAACTAACTCCGGTCCCGTGGTGCGCGGAAGGTTTTTATCTTCCCAAGGGATTCAAAGCTTCCATGCACCCTTATTATTACGCGGGCCTCTATTATCTCCAGGACCCCAGCGCGATGCTGCCGGTGGTTGCTTTGGCACCAAGGCCGGGTGAACGGATCTTGGATCTTTGCTCGGCACCGGGCGGAAAGGCAACCCAGATTGGGGCCGCCACCACCGACCGGAGTTTCCTGGTGCTCAATGATATCAACCCGAAACGGACGAAAGCCCTCCTGAAGAATGTGGAGAATTTTGGGCTGACGAATATGGTGGTCACCAATAACCAACCCCAGGAACTGGCGGCGGTGTTTTCCGGTTATTTTGACCGGGTCCTGGTGGATGCGCCCTGTTCCGGGGAAGGGATGTTCCGGCGGGAGCCGCGGCTGATGATTGCCTGGCGCCGGGATTATCACCCGAAGGTCTGCACCCCCATTCAGGCGGAGTTGTTAAACTATGCCGCTCAGATGGTTGCCCCCGGCGGGCGTCTGGTCTATTCGACTTGTACCTTCTCGCCGGAGGAGAATGAGTTACAAGTCAAGAACTTTCTGGCGCGCCACCCCGATTTTGATCTGGTCGGGATCGACCTGGCAGGGGTTAGCCCGGGCCGGGCGGAATGGGCGGGGGATGAGCAGCTTAAAAAAACCGGCCGGATCTGGCCTCACCTGTCCCGCGGGGAAGGGCAGTTTGCCGCCATTTTGGTGAAAACAACAACCGGCACCAGAGGTGAAGGGGGCCGGTTTGTCCATGCGGAACCGGCGGCCGCCAGTCTGAAGCCGTTTTGGGATTTCTGTGCGGAAGTGGGAATTACGCCGCCCACGGGCCGTTTTTTCCAAAAAGGTGACGACCTTTTGCTCCTGCCGCCGGAGTTGCCGGATCTCAGTGGTTTGAATGTAGTCAGGCTCGGCCTGTTTTTGGGCGAAGTACGTCACGACCAATTTATTCCAGCACACCCGCTGGCATTGGCGCTCGAACGGCAGCAAGCGGAGCGTCAACTCGAGCTGGCGCCGAACGGTGCAGAAGTGATTAAATACCTGAAGGGCGATACTTTGCTGGCGACGGAAGCGACCCCGCCCGGCAACGGTTGGCTTCTGGTGACCACCGGCGGGTTTCCGCTCGGTTGGGCGAAGCGCGTGGGGAATCTGGTCAAGAACTACTACCCTCCGGCTTGGCGGATAAAGTAG